A stretch of DNA from Roseovarius sp. W115:
GGCACCTGATCCGCGGGAAGGGCCAAGCCCATCTGTCCAAAAAACCCAAACTTCTTTCGAACCTCTTTTCAGGTCCGAGGGCGCGGATACCGGATGTTTTGAAAGGAGGCCGATCATGACGATCACCCCACTTCCCGCCCGTGCCAATCTTGAGCAACTCAAAAAGCGCGCCAAGACTTTGTTGAAATCCGTCCGCACCAAAGACCCTGCCGCGCTTGATCAGGTCGGTCCCTATTTTGGTGATCCTAGCTCTATTTCTCTTCAACAGGCGCAGCTTGTCATTGCGCGCAGCCATGGGTTTTCCAGTTGGGCGCGCCTGAAGGCGCATGTGGAGGGCGTGCAGGATCATTCGGGTGATCCTCTGGCGAACCGATTTCTCGATCTGGTGACGGTGGCCTATGGCAACGTTCCAGATTTTGGGCCCAAGCGGTTCGAAGATGCGTCAGCATTGCTGGCAGATCATCCCGAAATTGCCGATGCCAATGTATATACCGCCGCCGCTTTAGGTGACGCAGATAAAGTGACCCGCTGGCTTGATGAAAATCCCGAACTGGTCAACACACCTGGAGGTTACTTTAACTGGCCTGCTATAATGTATGCGGCCTATGCGCGCCTTCCCGGACAGTCGAGCTTTCCCGCCGCTCAAGTGCTGCTGGCGCGCGGGGCGAACCCAAATGCGCATTACATGTGGGGCGGTCAGTACAAGTTTACCGCTCTGACAGGTGTTTTTGGCGAGGGTGAAGGCGGCCCGGTCAATCAACCAGAGCATCCCGACATGGTGCCATTCGCGCGCGCCCTTCTGGACCACGGGGCCAACCCCAATGACAGCCAGGCCGCCTATAACCGGTGCTTCACGCCGGACGACACCTGTCTGGAATTGCTGTTGGAATATGGGCTTTCGGCAAGCGACAAGAATAACTGGTTGCTGCATGAAAATGACCGTTTTGTCTCCAACCCGTCTGAGACGGTGCATTTTCAACTGATCAATGCGATCAGAAGTGGCTTTGTTGATCGTGTGAAACTGTTGATTGCGCATGGCGCTGACCTGAACAAACCTGCAGACATCTATGACAATCGCACCAGGGGAAAGACACCTTATCAGACGGCCATGTTGATGGGACAAACCGAGATTGCCCAGCTTTTGGCCAACGCAGGAGCGAACAGGCAAGCCATCTCAGATGCAGATGTATTTCAAGTGGCCTGCATGGCAGGCAAGTTTGAGACGGCCCACGACATGCTCACCGAAAACCCTGACCTCATTGCGCAGGTTCGTGGGCGTGAGATGCTGTGTGATGCGGTCCAGCTGGGCCAGCGCAAGGCGCTGGACACGATGATCAGGCTTGGGTTTGACCTCAATGCCCGTCCCGGACGCACGCCTTTGCATGAAGCTGCGCTTGGCGGGGATCTTGAGATGGTGGAAGTTCTGCTAGAGGCCGGAGCCGATCCCACAATTCGCGAAGAAATGTATTTCCAGCCGCCGATAGGATGGGCCATTCATGCCGGGCAACAAGGGGTGATCGACCGTCTGGATCAGGTGGAGATGGATATCTTCACAGCCGCGGCGCGGGGTAATCTGGGGCAGCTGGAACAGCGCTTATCAGAGGATCCGACGCGCCTTGACATGCGCTTTTTCGACATCCGTCCTGGTGACAATCCGGCGGAAACAGATTGGCTTACTCCATTGGCCGTGTCCGTGGGCAACAACCATATAGAGGCCGCGCGCCTTCTCTTGGATCGTGGGGCAGATTCTACGGTCACAAATGGCAAGGACGTCACCTTGCTATCCTTGGCAGAAGCGCATGAAGATCAGAGTTTGCTGATACTTCTCAAAGACACCTAAAAGAGGCACACGCATACTGCCTTTTCAGTATCCAAGACTTTACTCGGAGCCGCTCAAATACAAATTCACGCGATCAGCGCATGGACATTGACGGACGGCTCCGATTACCTGTTACCTGTATTGTAAATCGCTGCAAGCGATCCCAATCGCCTCGCTCCAAAGGCGTCGTTGCCGCAATAAAGGATTTAAATGGAAGGTTTTTTCTTTCAGGCCACCATCTTTCTTGCCGCGGCGGTCATCGCAGTGCCCATTGCGGCGCGGATGGGGTTGGGATCTGTACTTGGATATCTCGCAGCAGGCATCCTTATCGGTCAAATCCCCGGTTTCCTTGGCGGGCATGCCGCCGAGGAGCTTCAACATTTCGCCGAGTTTGGCGTGGTCATGATGCTCTTCCTGATCGGTCTGGAGCTGGAGCCGCGCGCCTTATGGGAAATGCGGGACAAACTGCTGGGTTTGGGTGGTTTGCAAGTTACATTGACGACTTTTGCTGTCATGGCAGCCTGCATGCTTTTGGGCGTTGGTTGGAGCGTCGCACTTGCGATTGGTCTGGTGTTTTCTCTGTCATCAACCGCGATTGTGCTCCAAACCCTTTCAGAAAAAGGTCTCATGCAAACTGGCGGCGGGCGATCTACCTTCTCCACGCTTTTGACACAGGACGTGGCTGTCATTCCGATGCTGGCGCTTTTGCCACTGCTCGCACTGCCCAAAACGCCCGATATGATCCTCGGTGAGACGCTACAGCGCCTCTCTGAGGCGGGAGATGCGGCACATGGCGGAGACCATAGTGGCGTACAGATTGAAGCGGCGCAGTCCTACATTCAAAGCCTGCCGGGCTGGGGCGTGGCCCTTGTCACATTGGCGGCCGTTGCTGGGATCATTCTGAGCGGGGTTTACCTGACCCGGCCTGTGTTTCGATACATCCACAATTCGCGCCTGCGCGAGATGTACACGGCACTGGCGCTTTTGATTGTCGTGGGCATCGCGTTTGTTATGACACTTGTCGGCCTCTCCCCGGCTCTTGGCGCATTTCTGGCGGGGCTTGTGCTGGCCTCATCGGAGTTCCGACACGAATTGGAAAGCGACATCGCACCTTTCAAAGGCTTGCTATTGGGTCTCTTTTTCATTGCGGTTGGCGCAGGCATCAATTTCTCTCTGCTCTTCGCCTCATTCTTTACAATCCTTGCCCTCACCTTCTCACTGATTGTGATCAAAGGTGGCATCCTTTTTACCTTGGGCCGGTTTTTTGGCCTGCGCGGGCGTGACCTTTGGCTCTTTACGCTGTCTCTCGCTCAAGCTGGTGAATTTGGTTTTGTGCTGATCAATTTCTCTGGTCAGAACAACGTTATTCCTACGGAATTACGAGAAACGCTTTTGCTGGTCATTGCCATTTCGATGCTGATCACCCCGTTGCTTTTCATACTCTATGATTGGATGTCGCAGCGTATGACGGAGAATTCGGATGCGCCCGCAGCGGATGAAATCGATAGCGAAGGCCCTGTGATCATTGCTGGAATTGGGCGTTTTGGTCAGGTGGTAAACCGGATGGTGCGCTCCAGCGGCTTTGACACGATCGTTCTGGATCATGACCTCGAAGCCATTCAGCGCATGCGTCGGTTTGGGATCAAAGGGTTCCTCGGTGATCCGGGGCGACCGGAGCTGTTGCACGCTGCCGGACTGAAAACTGCGTCGGTTCTCGTTGCCGCACTAGACGACCCTGAAGCCACGACACGGCTTGTGGCCTTCGCCCGCAGAGAACGACCAGATTTGCACATCGTGGCCCGTGCGCGGGACCGCACACATGTGTTCCGGCTCTATCAGGCAGGAGCGGATGACATCGTGCGTGAGGTGTTCGACAGTGCCTTGCGCGCGGGGCGCTATGTGCTTGAGAACATGGGGCTGAGTGAATTTGAAGCGTCTGAGCTGCACAAGACCTTCTATCACTACGACAGGAGGTCCGTGCGAGAGCTGGCCGCGCTGTGGGATCCGAATATTCCCACGGTCGAGAACTCAGCCTATATCGCCCGCGCGAAGGAGCTCGAAAACGAGTTGCAGACCATGCTGCTGTCGCGCGGGGAAGAAGACAGCCTTGAAGGGGTCGAAGACACGGACCGCTCCGAGGCGTGATTAAAGCGTTTCGCGACAAACCTGATTCACAGATGATCGCGAAACGCAGCGCGACGCTAAATCGTTGCACGCGTTTCACCTTTCGCTGATGTCTCAGGTTAAAGGCGAAACGCTCTAGCCGTCGCTGATCCCTGCCTCGGCAAAGGTCGCCATGCCTGAGTGACAGGCCAAGGCCGCCTTGAGGATGCTGATGGCCAAGGCGCCGCCAGACGCTTCGCCAAGGCGCATTCCAAGCGAAAGAATGGGATCTTTGCCGATTTTGCGTAAAAGCTCTGCATGCGCGGACTCTGCACTGACGTGACCCGGAATCGTATGGTCCAACGCACCGGGGTGATCCACATGCAGAGTAGCCGCGGCGGCGGTGCAAATGAAGCCGTCCAGTATCACCGGGATGCGCAAGAGGCGTGCCTGCAAAATGGCCCCGGTCATGGCGGCGATTTCGCGTCCGCCAAGACAGCGCAGGGCGTCTAACCCCTTGCCCTGACAGTTTTTGTTCGCTTCAACACCCTGCGAGACCACGTCGGCCTTGTGGCGAAGAGCGTCGCCGCTCAGCCCGGTGCCAGCGCCGGTCCAATCCTGAGCCGCGCCACCAAAAAGTGCCAATGCCATGGCCGCAGCGCAGGTCGTGTTGCCAATGCCCATCTCGCCCACCACCAACACATCCGCTTGTGCGTCAACGGCCTCAACTCCGGCATTTAGTGCATCAAGACACTCGGCTTCACTCATCGCCGGGCCTTGGGTGAAGTCTCGGGTCGGCGTGTCGAGCTGAAGCGGTTTGACGGTCAGGCTGGCGCCAACGCAATCTGAAAGCTGATTGACCGCCGCGCCACCCGCCTCAAAATTGGCCACCATTTGCGCCGTGACATCGGAGGGAAAAGCCGAAACGCCCTGCGACGTGACGCCATGATTTCCTGCAAAAACAATAATTTGGGGTGACTCAACACGGGCCAGCGGGTCACCACGCCAACTGCAATACCACATTGCCAAATCTTCGAGTCGTCCCAAGGCTCCAGGTGGTTTGGTCAGCTCCGCATTACGCTGGTGTGCCAGTTCTAATGCATTTGCATCTGGTTGCGGCAGGCCGGAGAGCGCATCCCGAACCTCTGCGAGTGACGCAAATCTGGCTGTCATGACCTGCTCCATTTGCAAGAACCCTGCCCTTTCGTGTATCGCAGGCATGGGTCGGGGCACAGATGGAAAAGGCCGCGAAAGCGATGAAAAACGACCGAGAACTGATGCGCGTGCAGGATTTGGCCCTGGCTATGTCCCTTTTGACGCGTATTCCAGTGCGTGTGGGCGACACCTCACGCAATGCACGCGCCGCGTGGACCTATCCCATTGTGGGACTGATGCCCGCAGGGCTCGCGGCCTTGGGCGGTATGCTGGCGGGATGGCTTGGTTGGGGCCCAGCGATCAGTGCTCTGATTTCGTTGAGCATTCTGGTTGTTACCACCGGCGCCATGCATGAAGATGGCCTGTCGGATACAGTCGACGGGCTTTGGGGGGGATGGACCAAGGAACGACGCCTTGAGATCATGAAGGACAGTCGGATTGGCGCGTATGGCGTGATTGCCCTCGTCCTGTCTCTGGCGGCAAGATGGGCCGCATTGACGGCACTGTTTGAAGCCGGAGCACAATTTGCTGTCCCTGCCCTTTTGGCCTCTGCCCTTCTATCCCGCGCCGCGATGCCCGTTCTGATGGCCCTGCTGCCACATGCGCGATCAACTGGATTGTCTCATGACGTTGGACGCGTGCCAGACAACGCCGCAGCGATGGCCGTTCTGATCGCGGTGGTACTGGGGATTTTCCTGTTGGGAGGTCTGATCCTGATCGCCGGTCTTTGCGCGGCACTGATCACATGGGGTTTGGGATATCTGGCGCATAAACGGATCGGCGGTCAAACCGGGGACATCCTGGGCGCAACACAGCAGATGGTCGAAATCGCTGTACTGCTTTGCCTCCTGCCATAAAGAAAGCCGCACTTCTCAGCGCGGCTTTTCTATTTTTTCAAATGCTTAGGCTGCCGCGCGCGACACCAGCACATCGTCAACCTGCTTGGCGGCCTGCACTTCGTCACCGCCACCCACAGCAGCCACTTCACGCGTCAAGCGCTCAAGTGCCGCTTCATAAAGCTGACGCTCAGAATAGCTTTGCTCACGCTGGTCATCAGTGCGGTGAAGATCGCGGACCACCTCGGCAATCGCAATAAGATCACCAGAGTTGATCTTTTGCTCATATTCCTGCGCCCGGCGAGACCACATGGCACGCTTGACCTTGGCCTTGCCCTTGAGTGTCGTCATCGCTTTGGACACCACATCGGGGCTCGACAAGCTACGCATACCGATCTCAGTCGCTTTGTGCGTCGGCACGCGAAGCGTCATCTTGTCTTTCTCAAAAGAAATCACAAAGAGTTCCAATTCGATCCCGGCAATCTCTTGCTTTTCGATGGAAAGAATCTGACCCACACCATGCGCCGGGTAAACGACGTAGTCATCAGGCCGGAACTCGGACTTTTCGATTTGCTCATTCAGGTTTTCCTTATCGCGTTATCGGGGTGCGTCAGACGTGGCCAACGGCTTATCTTCGGGGCCCAGGCGCAAAAAATCCATCCCCATGCGGCAGCTTGGGCGAAATGGATATTGAGCAGTGGACTACATTTGTAACGAGAATGTATCACAAAAAACGGCTTCGCGAAAGTCTGACCGCAGCGTCACATAAATTTGGTGATAAAATTCAAACACATGGCCAAAAAACGCGGTGTCTTTGGGCTGGATCACAGACCTGAAAACCAAACGAATCGGTTTAGCCGCCTTCGCCTGGGTTCTCCGAGAAGTACTTTTCAAGCTTGCCTTCTTCGCCGTCGCGCTCATCGGCATTTGGCATCTGGTCTTTCTTAGTGATGATGACCGGCCACATCTCGGAATACTTGCGGTTAAACTCGACCCATTTTTCCATATCCGGCTCAGTATCTGGGCGAATGGCGTCCGCGGGGCATTCTGGTTCACAGACCCCGCAGTCAATGCACTCGTCCGGATGGATGACCAACATATTCTCACCCTCATAGAAACAATCCACGGGGCACACTTCGACACAGTCGGTGTATTTGCACTCGATGCAGTTGTCGTTGACGATATAGGTCATCTTCGGCTCTCGTTCATCCGTCTCTCGCCTCACCTAATTCAAGGTTTCGCGTCATTCAAGCTTATCTGGACGGTTAAGGTCGAGTTTGCGACGATCTCGCTTGGTGGGACGCCCTTTTCCCTCAAACTGCGGGGATTGCGGAAGGATCTCCTTGGGGCGCGCCTGCGGTGGATCCAAATCTTCGTAAAGTGCCCGTGCCTCCGGGGCCGGGCCGCGCCGGTCCGTAACCGCGACAATGCGGATGACACGAATGTCTCGGGCCTGAGGAAAGGTCAGCACATCGCCAGAGCCCACCGCATGCGATGGTTTTGAAACCTTCACACGATTGACGCGAACATGACCACCCGACACAAGTTTCGCTGACAGGCCGCGGGTTTTGAAAAACCGGGCGTGCCAGAGCCATTTGTCCAGACGGATTTTGCTCTCAGGCGTGTCGCTCACGCGTTACCCTTTGTCCTTCAACCCCATCAATGCGGCTGCAAAGGGATTGTCGGGGTCGATTTTGTCTTTCTTGGAAGGCTTTGACGAAAAGGTCTTTGGCCCTGCATCACGTCTGGGCTTGCCCTTGCCCGGCTTGCCGCCTTTGGGTTTGGGCTTGCCGCCGGTGCGGCGTTGATCCGTGCGAGCGCGAGCCGCTCGACCCGCCCATGTGAAGGTGAAGAACACTTCTTGTTCGGGGCCTTCATTGGGGTTTTCTGTTTTTTCTTCAAGAACTTCAGCAGTTTCAGATTTGGGTGCAGTAGCATCTTCCTCAGATGCCATCGCCTCAGCATCTGTCACTTCGGGCTTCGTTTCTTCCGGCTTGGCCTCGGCCGTTTCGGTCGTCACTGGGGGCGCATCTTCGGCAGGGGTCGGTTTGACCTTTTCGCGCTCCCCGCGCTCAGCTTTGTACCCCAACCCCTGCATCAGGTCGGCAAATTGCTCCAGCGTCATGCCCGTGATCGAGAGCATGTCCGGATTGGCCTCAAAGCCGCCGCGGCTGTCCTCACCGCGCAGCATATCGGCCAGTCGTTCCAGCATATCGATGCGCACGGCGCGTTCACCCGCCGCGCGATACCCGGACATCGTGTGATACCCGCGCGGATGCGCCGTACCGGATGGCACAGTCACCAGACCTGGCGGTGGCGATTCAGGGAATTCATCGAGACCCTGGGCCAAAGACCAAAGCACAAGCCGCAGTCTTGTTGGCGCAGGTTTCAGAAGCAATGGCATGAAGATCGTAAATTGACCAAAACGGACGCCATGCTTGCGAAGCTGTCCGCGCGCGTCCTGATCCAGTGACTTGACCTCATCAGCCACTTCACCGCGTGGGATAATTCCAAACGCTTCCACAAGCTGGAACCCAAAGCCGCGGGCCAGCCCGGTAAGCGTCTCATCCCGTTGAATATTCAACAGCGGCTCAAACAATGTGGCCACCTTGCGATCGATGAAGTGCTGCAGGCGGCGTTGCACTTTCTGCGCCACATCGGCTCCGGCGGCTTCGTCCACAAATGCGCTGACCTGAGGTTTCAGGGGATCGGCGCCGGCGACAAGCTTGCCCACCGCGTACTCGCCCCACATCAAACCGCCCTGTTCGGTAAAGTCGATTTCGGTATCAGGCGCGTTGTAAAACTTGTCCGCGCGCAAATGGAAATGCGGCGTCAGCGCTTGCAGGCTTGCCTGACTGACGGCCTTGGCCTCTTGGCCACCGGCGGTTTTGTCCTGAATAAACCGGAACCCATCCAGACGGCCGACGAATTCGCCCTCAACCGTCACTTCACCTTTGTCGTTCACTTCGGCCACCATGGCCTCCTTCTGTTTGAGTCGGCGCAACAATACAGACGTGCGCCGATCCACAAATCTTTGGGTCAGCGCCTCATGGAGTGCGTCTGACACGCGGTCTTCTACAGCGCGCGTGGCCTCGCGCCAATGGCTTTCATCTGCAATCCAGCCATTTCGTTGCGCCACGTAGGTCCATGTGCGGATATATGCCAAGCGCTTGGAAAGCGTATCGATATCCCCGTCGGTCCGGTCGATCCGACGCACCTGCGCGGCAAACCAGTCTTCGGATACGCGACCATCCTGGTGCAGATCGCTGAAAATACGCTCCAAAAGGCTCGCATGCTCGGCGTGGCTAATCCCGCGAAAATCCGGCACGCGGCAGACGTCCCACAACAGCTTAACCGATTGCGCATCACCGGCGCGCGCGCGTATCTCGGTTTGCGCGGCCAGTGTTTTCAAGGCGATAAGGTCATCCGCCTCTCTGGCTCGCACGAGCAACTCGTCCCCTGGTTTCTCTTCTAGCGACGCAATCAGAGCCTCAACCGTGCCAAACCTTAAATTGGCATTGCGCCACTCCAGCTTGCGCAAGGGCGCAAAACGGTGATCCATGATGGCCTGTGCCATGTCATCGGGCAGATCGGGGGCCTCACCCGTGACGCCGAAGGTTCCATCACTCATCCCGCGACCAGCGCGCCCGGCGATCTGCGCCAGTTCATTGGGGGCCAGCACGCGCATCCGCCGCCCGTCAAATTTGCTCAGTGAGGAAAATGCGACGTGATTGATATCGAGGTTGAGGCCCATGCCGATGGCATCTGTGGCCACAAGGTAGTCGACATCCCCATTTTGATAGAGGTCGACCTGTGCGTTTCGTGTCCGGGGGCTCAAAGCGCCCATAACCACCGCTGCACCACCCTTTTGACGGCGCAAAAGCTCGGCTATGGCATATACATTCTCAACTGAAAATCCAACTATTGCACTGCGGGCTGGCATCTTGCTTATCTTTTTCGAACCTGCGTAGGTCAGATTGGACATTCTGGTTCGACCGATGAATTCCGCCTTGGGAACCAGCTGGGAAATGACACCGCGCATGGTGTGTGCACCCAGAAACTGGGTCTCTCGCAATCCACGCATGCGCAAAAGCCTGTCGGTAAACACATGGCCACGCTCCGGATCAGCACATAGCTGAATTTCGTCCACAACCACGAAATCGGCGCCCACGCCTTCGGGCATCGCCTCGACGGTGCACACCCAGTATTGCGTGCGCGGCGGCACGATCCGCTCTTCACCTGTGACCAAAGCCACAACAGAGGGTCCGCGCGCCGCTACGATCTTGTCATAGACCTCACGCGCCAAGAGACGCAAAGGAAGCCCAATGATTCCAGTGCGATACCCCAGCATCCGCTCGATCGCGTAATGCGTTTTGCCGGTATTGGTCGGGCCGAGGACCGCGAGGACCCTGGACTGCTCGGCCATAGGCCGCTCCCTCATTGATTAGAGTTCCGAGCCGCCGATCTCGCGCTCGATATGTTCCAGCGCTTCGGATACGTCTTCGTGATGGGGATGTATAGCCAGAACCAACTCAAACGCCTCTTTGGCCATATCCAGCCGGTCGATCTGCGCCAGAACGCCACCGAGGCTTGCAATCGCATTATAGTGACGCGGTTCCAGTGCCAGGGCACGTTCGATATCGGCCATGGCGGGACCAAAGAGTTCCGCCTCTGAATAGGCCACGGCGCGCATGTGCCAGCCTTCGGCAAAATCCGGCGCATGATCGGTGAGCGCCGTCAAATGTTCTATTGCTTTCGTCACATCCCCAGCGTCAAGCGCATCTGTGCCGCGTTTGAGCAGTAAATCTGCCGAAGCAGACCCGGACCTGGTGAGTTCCAGCTCGATTTCTTTGGCCACACGGCGTGCCTCGTCCTTTTCCTCTGCCTCAGACAACTGTTCAAACAAGCCGTCAAGGCGGGTTTCTTCCGCAGCAAGAGGTAAGGAAAACATGACTGTCGCCAAAAGTGCCGC
This window harbors:
- a CDS encoding helicase-related protein, coding for MAEQSRVLAVLGPTNTGKTHYAIERMLGYRTGIIGLPLRLLAREVYDKIVAARGPSVVALVTGEERIVPPRTQYWVCTVEAMPEGVGADFVVVDEIQLCADPERGHVFTDRLLRMRGLRETQFLGAHTMRGVISQLVPKAEFIGRTRMSNLTYAGSKKISKMPARSAIVGFSVENVYAIAELLRRQKGGAAVVMGALSPRTRNAQVDLYQNGDVDYLVATDAIGMGLNLDINHVAFSSLSKFDGRRMRVLAPNELAQIAGRAGRGMSDGTFGVTGEAPDLPDDMAQAIMDHRFAPLRKLEWRNANLRFGTVEALIASLEEKPGDELLVRAREADDLIALKTLAAQTEIRARAGDAQSVKLLWDVCRVPDFRGISHAEHASLLERIFSDLHQDGRVSEDWFAAQVRRIDRTDGDIDTLSKRLAYIRTWTYVAQRNGWIADESHWREATRAVEDRVSDALHEALTQRFVDRRTSVLLRRLKQKEAMVAEVNDKGEVTVEGEFVGRLDGFRFIQDKTAGGQEAKAVSQASLQALTPHFHLRADKFYNAPDTEIDFTEQGGLMWGEYAVGKLVAGADPLKPQVSAFVDEAAGADVAQKVQRRLQHFIDRKVATLFEPLLNIQRDETLTGLARGFGFQLVEAFGIIPRGEVADEVKSLDQDARGQLRKHGVRFGQFTIFMPLLLKPAPTRLRLVLWSLAQGLDEFPESPPPGLVTVPSGTAHPRGYHTMSGYRAAGERAVRIDMLERLADMLRGEDSRGGFEANPDMLSITGMTLEQFADLMQGLGYKAERGEREKVKPTPAEDAPPVTTETAEAKPEETKPEVTDAEAMASEEDATAPKSETAEVLEEKTENPNEGPEQEVFFTFTWAGRAARARTDQRRTGGKPKPKGGKPGKGKPRRDAGPKTFSSKPSKKDKIDPDNPFAAALMGLKDKG
- a CDS encoding cation:proton antiporter — translated: MEGFFFQATIFLAAAVIAVPIAARMGLGSVLGYLAAGILIGQIPGFLGGHAAEELQHFAEFGVVMMLFLIGLELEPRALWEMRDKLLGLGGLQVTLTTFAVMAACMLLGVGWSVALAIGLVFSLSSTAIVLQTLSEKGLMQTGGGRSTFSTLLTQDVAVIPMLALLPLLALPKTPDMILGETLQRLSEAGDAAHGGDHSGVQIEAAQSYIQSLPGWGVALVTLAAVAGIILSGVYLTRPVFRYIHNSRLREMYTALALLIVVGIAFVMTLVGLSPALGAFLAGLVLASSEFRHELESDIAPFKGLLLGLFFIAVGAGINFSLLFASFFTILALTFSLIVIKGGILFTLGRFFGLRGRDLWLFTLSLAQAGEFGFVLINFSGQNNVIPTELRETLLLVIAISMLITPLLFILYDWMSQRMTENSDAPAADEIDSEGPVIIAGIGRFGQVVNRMVRSSGFDTIVLDHDLEAIQRMRRFGIKGFLGDPGRPELLHAAGLKTASVLVAALDDPEATTRLVAFARRERPDLHIVARARDRTHVFRLYQAGADDIVREVFDSALRAGRYVLENMGLSEFEASELHKTFYHYDRRSVRELAALWDPNIPTVENSAYIARAKELENELQTMLLSRGEEDSLEGVEDTDRSEA
- a CDS encoding CarD family transcriptional regulator produces the protein MEKSEFRPDDYVVYPAHGVGQILSIEKQEIAGIELELFVISFEKDKMTLRVPTHKATEIGMRSLSSPDVVSKAMTTLKGKAKVKRAMWSRRAQEYEQKINSGDLIAIAEVVRDLHRTDDQREQSYSERQLYEAALERLTREVAAVGGGDEVQAAKQVDDVLVSRAAA
- a CDS encoding tetratricopeptide repeat protein: MSIKHIFHNSIVAALLATVMFSLPLAAEETRLDGLFEQLSEAEEKDEARRVAKEIELELTRSGSASADLLLKRGTDALDAGDVTKAIEHLTALTDHAPDFAEGWHMRAVAYSEAELFGPAMADIERALALEPRHYNAIASLGGVLAQIDRLDMAKEAFELVLAIHPHHEDVSEALEHIEREIGGSEL
- the cobT gene encoding nicotinate-nucleotide--dimethylbenzimidazole phosphoribosyltransferase, encoding MTARFASLAEVRDALSGLPQPDANALELAHQRNAELTKPPGALGRLEDLAMWYCSWRGDPLARVESPQIIVFAGNHGVTSQGVSAFPSDVTAQMVANFEAGGAAVNQLSDCVGASLTVKPLQLDTPTRDFTQGPAMSEAECLDALNAGVEAVDAQADVLVVGEMGIGNTTCAAAMALALFGGAAQDWTGAGTGLSGDALRHKADVVSQGVEANKNCQGKGLDALRCLGGREIAAMTGAILQARLLRIPVILDGFICTAAAATLHVDHPGALDHTIPGHVSAESAHAELLRKIGKDPILSLGMRLGEASGGALAISILKAALACHSGMATFAEAGISDG
- a CDS encoding ankyrin repeat domain-containing protein; protein product: MTITPLPARANLEQLKKRAKTLLKSVRTKDPAALDQVGPYFGDPSSISLQQAQLVIARSHGFSSWARLKAHVEGVQDHSGDPLANRFLDLVTVAYGNVPDFGPKRFEDASALLADHPEIADANVYTAAALGDADKVTRWLDENPELVNTPGGYFNWPAIMYAAYARLPGQSSFPAAQVLLARGANPNAHYMWGGQYKFTALTGVFGEGEGGPVNQPEHPDMVPFARALLDHGANPNDSQAAYNRCFTPDDTCLELLLEYGLSASDKNNWLLHENDRFVSNPSETVHFQLINAIRSGFVDRVKLLIAHGADLNKPADIYDNRTRGKTPYQTAMLMGQTEIAQLLANAGANRQAISDADVFQVACMAGKFETAHDMLTENPDLIAQVRGREMLCDAVQLGQRKALDTMIRLGFDLNARPGRTPLHEAALGGDLEMVEVLLEAGADPTIREEMYFQPPIGWAIHAGQQGVIDRLDQVEMDIFTAAARGNLGQLEQRLSEDPTRLDMRFFDIRPGDNPAETDWLTPLAVSVGNNHIEAARLLLDRGADSTVTNGKDVTLLSLAEAHEDQSLLILLKDT
- the fdxA gene encoding ferredoxin FdxA — protein: MTYIVNDNCIECKYTDCVEVCPVDCFYEGENMLVIHPDECIDCGVCEPECPADAIRPDTEPDMEKWVEFNRKYSEMWPVIITKKDQMPNADERDGEEGKLEKYFSENPGEGG
- a CDS encoding RNA-binding S4 domain-containing protein, with translation MSDTPESKIRLDKWLWHARFFKTRGLSAKLVSGGHVRVNRVKVSKPSHAVGSGDVLTFPQARDIRVIRIVAVTDRRGPAPEARALYEDLDPPQARPKEILPQSPQFEGKGRPTKRDRRKLDLNRPDKLE
- the cobS gene encoding adenosylcobinamide-GDP ribazoletransferase gives rise to the protein MKNDRELMRVQDLALAMSLLTRIPVRVGDTSRNARAAWTYPIVGLMPAGLAALGGMLAGWLGWGPAISALISLSILVVTTGAMHEDGLSDTVDGLWGGWTKERRLEIMKDSRIGAYGVIALVLSLAARWAALTALFEAGAQFAVPALLASALLSRAAMPVLMALLPHARSTGLSHDVGRVPDNAAAMAVLIAVVLGIFLLGGLILIAGLCAALITWGLGYLAHKRIGGQTGDILGATQQMVEIAVLLCLLP